The DNA segment CACCTTTCCTGCGTTTTGTTAATAAAGTCAAGACTGTGTCATCAACATAATTATCCATTAAAATTATTGAGAATCTTGCTTCTTTAATAAAGGAAGAAACTTTTTCGTATGCATCATAAATTTGTCCATCAAAGAAAATGCCTTCATGTGGAGGTAAACTAGTATTTATATGAAGGTCAAATTCTGAAGATTTTTTCTCTAATTTATGAACTTTATTTTCGAGCTTTTCTATTCTATGATGTATTGCGTATCCTTTTAAAAGAAAATCTTTTAAAACTTTGTTTGCCCAAATACGGAACTGAGTACCGCGAATGTTATTTACCCTATATCCGACTGAAATAATAGCATCCAGATTATAAAGTAATAATTTTCGTTTTACTTCACGATTACCTTCAATTTGAACTACCGAGTATTCCTCGGAAGTTGTATTTTCATTTAATTCTTTGTCTTTGTAAATTCTTCTCAAGTGCAGACTGATATTGTCTGTTGAACAATCAAATAATTCTGCCATTTGCTTTTGAGTAAGCCAAATCGTGTCTTTTTCAACCCTTACTTCGATTTGAATACCTGAATTATTTTTATCCTGATATAAGACAATTTCGCCCTGATTCATCTTCAAAAACTAAATATAAGATTTACCTAATGGTTTTATTCAATTATAAAGAAAGATAAACGAAAGTGCCATTTATTTGTAATATTCTTTGTACCACTCAACAAACCTTTTAATTCCTTCCTTAACCGGAGTTGCGGGTTTGTAACCAACTGCATTTTCGAGGTGAGTAACATCGGCATGAGTTTTTGGAACATCACCTAATTGCAAGGGTAAAAAGTTTTTTATTGCTTTCTTACCTAAAGCCTCTTCAATAGCTCCAATATATTCCATAAGTTTAATTGGCGATGAGTTTCCAATATTAAACAATCTGTAAGGTGCCGGAGATGTTGCAGGGTCGGGATGTTCGCTATTCCATTCTTTTTGTCCTGTTGGAGGATTATCAATTACTCTTGTAATTCCTTCTACAATATCATCAATATATGTAAAATCGCGAACCATGTTGCCATTATTAAAAACATCAATTGGCTTACCTTCAATAATTGCTTTTGTAAAAAGGAACAATGCCATATCAGGTCTTCCCTTTGGTCCATACACTGTAAAAAACCTTAATCCCGTTGTTGGAACATTAAACAAATGACTATATGTATGAGCCATTAACTCATTAGATTTTTTAGATGCTGCATATAAACTTATTGGATGATCCACATTATCGGAAACAGAAAGTGGCATCTTTGTATTTAATCCATACACACTGGAGCTGCTGGCATATACAAAATGACTAACAGGAAATTCTCGAGCTGCTTCAAGCAAATTAATAAAGCCAATGATATTTGAGTTTATATAAGCATGCGGATTTTCTAAAGAATACCTGACACCAGCCTGAGCAGCAAGATTACAAATAGCATCTGGTTTAAAGATTTTAAATACATTTTTAATCGTTGTTAAATCTTCGAGTTTAGATTTAATAAAAGAATAATTTGAATAAACAGTGCTTTGAATTATTTCATTTTCTATAATGTTATTTTTCTCAATACCTGCTTCACTTAAGCGTGAATATTTAAGATTAACATCGTAATAATCGTTAATACTGTCCAAGCCAAGAACAACATCTCCCCTGTCAATTAATTTTTTAACAAGGTGCGAACCTATAAAGCCAGCGGCACCGGTAACAAGGATTCTTTTCATTATATTAAGTTGAAAGGCTAAAGTAAAAAGGCTAAAGTTGAAAGTAAAAAAGTAAAAAGTTATATGTTCGTTATTCTTTTTTGTTTATGAATAAAAAAGATCATTGTTATTTGTCTTTAGAATAAATCAATAACCTTGATTCGTTTCCGTTTTTTTGTTTTTTATACTCTAAAAACTCTTCTGGTAACATATTAATATATCTTATTTTACGACTAATCAGTTTCTCGGTTTTCTCAATTAGTTCAGAAAGATATGAGCGATCCAGGTGATTTGCAATAATCATTAAATCTATCACCTGACTATCTTTTCCATTTGCAAAATCACCGGTAATATATACTTTTTCAATTTCTCCTAATCTTGATAATATTTTATCAACTATCTGATCAATTCCAATAAATTTCTTTAAAATATTTTGAATGTCAGGGAAAATAGGATGATTAGGATTTGCCTGGTAAATTTTCTTATTCCCTTTCATGTGAGTTTCAAGTAACCCGGCAGACTCAAATCTATTTAGCTCAATACGAATTGCATTTGTTGATTCTCCAAATTCACATTCTAGCCCACGTAAATAGGCACTAGACTTGCTGTTAAGAAAAAATTTCAACAAAAGCTTAAGTCGTGTTTTGGAAGAAATTAAAGTATCGAGCATTTAAGGTAGTTAAAAGATAAAAAAGATGAATTTAAGCTAATAAAAACATGCAACTTTTGCAAGGTATTATAACAATCTGAATGTATGTTTTATTTATGGCACCGCCCCGTGAGTCACATATAGAGACCACAAGGAAAACAATTCTACTACTTTAATCAGCAGGCAATTACATGAGTCTGCGGAATTGTTACCATCAAACCATGACTGATAGAATCAATTCTGACTAATATCTTATTTTTTCCTGCATTTTTTATATACTCTCCGTTTAAACCAGTTAATGCACCGTTTGTAATTTGCACACCCTGACCTTTTTTTAAAGGTAAATCAACAACATCAATTTCTAATTCAGAATTACAAAGTAAGCGTATAATTTCTATTTCTTTATCGCGCACTATAGCCGGTTTTCCATCATACCAAACATAACGTACGGCACCATTAGCCTTTAATGGCACAAGATAAAGCGCTGGTTTAATCTGAACAAAACAATATGATTTGAACAAAGGTTCTGTGATAATCTTCTTTCTATCACTCCACTGTTTAAGAATTTTATGAGTAGGAACATATGCATTTATTCCCATTTGCAAAAGCTCATCATGAACCTTCTGCTCATAGCGAGGTCTTGTGTATAAAGCAAACCATGTAAGTTTTTCTAACATATTTTGCAAAATTGAGTAGTAAAATTACTCAATAATTATTAAAAAACAAATTTTTTTAATAAGACTTTTTTAAATGTGAAAAGGTTTCCAGTAAAACGAAAGAAAATTTCTACTCGTTATAGATAATATTTACAATATTACCATTTTTATAAACTGAAGTTTTTGTGAGCTTTCCTGTTTCGTCATAGTAATAACGCTTACCGTCAATTAGTTTACCATCTTTCCACTCACCTTCGCGCTCTTTCTTTCTGTCTTTTGTGTATGTAATATTAAAGCCATTTCCTGTAAATAATCCTACGTTATTATTAACCGGAGTTTTATTGTCATTTATAATTACATTGTTAGTATTTTCCTGTACCTGATTATTAGTATTATTTGTAGGTGAATATATTTTAACACTAGCTTCATCTAACAAACCATTATTAAATGTTTTTTCTGCAACTAATTTTCCGTTTTCATCATACTCTTTTATGGGACCAGATTCTTTTCCTTCGTTCCACTCACCTTCAATCATAATTTTACCATTCTCGTGGTAATATTTTTGAACACCTGTACGTTTACCCTGTTCGCTATATTTCCACTCATATGAAGGTTTTCCATTTGGGAAGAAATATTTATACTCTCCTACCCATTTATTTCCTTTCCATATCCCTTCTTCACTTACAACACCTGATGGATAATAAAACTTAGCATACCCATCCGGCTTATTATCAATAAAAGTTATTTCTTGCTTTATAGTTCCGTCAGTAAAATATGATTTCCATAACCCAACCTTTGAATTATTTAAATATTTTCCTTCTTCTACTTTTTTGCCATTTTCATCGTTAACAACCCAATAACCTTGTTTTTGATTATTTGCATCAACTTTATTAATTGTATCCTTTTGTCCAAACACAAAAACGGACATCATTAAAAAACAGATTATTACACTAATACGATTCATCTTATATTTAATAATTACTATGTTGGTTTAATTTTTACGAACAACAAATGTTTTTAGTTTCAAAAACCGAACCTTTTTATTAATTTTATACCAATATTTCAAATTTCGTGAAAGATATTGAACCAATTACACCAAAGCCAAATAAAGGGAAACACTTTATTCAACAATTAATTGACAGGGGCGAAGGTAAGAATCTAGATTTTAAATTCGAAATATCTGACGCAAAAAAAATTGCTCGCTCACTTGCAGCCTTTGCAAATACTGATGGAGGAACACTTTTAGTTGGTGTAAAAGATAATGGGATAATTGCCGGTGTAAGAAGTGATGAAGAAATTTACATGATTCAGGCTGCTACTGATATGTATTGCAAGCCAAAACTTCCGGTAAATGTTCAATCCTGGAATATCAATGGTAGAATTGTGCTTGAAGTAATTGTTACAAAAAGTAAAACAATACCTCATTTAGTTCAGGATGAAAATAAACAATGGAATGCATGGATAAGAGTTAATGATCAAAATATTATTGCAAATAAAGTTCTTATTAAAATATGGGAAATAACAAAGAACAAAAAAGGTATTAAGTTGCAATACAGTAAAAATGAAGAAGCATTACTACATTATCTTTTTGAATATGGAAAAATTACTTTAACCGGTTTTTGTAAACTTGCATTTATTTCTGAAGTTGACGCAATAGAAATAATTTCAAGATTAGTTATTCTTGATATTTTAAAAATGGAAATATCAGATGCAAATACTAACTATTTATTATATAATAATTTTAAAATAGAAGATTACATAAATTAATCGGTGAGCCCTGACATTAATTTAAAATCGGCTAATGCTATTGCTGTTATTGCCTCAATAATAACAGGAACACGTAAAGCAATACAAGTATCATGTCGTCCTTTTACTTCAAGGGTTTTAAGTTGCTTTTCTTCAAAGTTAAATGCTGTTTGAGGCTTGCCAATACTTGAAGCGGGCTTTACAGCAACTCTATACAATAATTGATTGCCATTTGTTATTCCTCCACTAATACCACCGGAATTATTTGTATTTGTTGTTCCTTTTTCATCTATAATAACATCATTATTAAGACTACCAACAATCTTTGCAGACAAAAATCCGTTTCCAAATTCAATCCCCTTAATAGCAGGAATAGAAAAAGCAAGATGAGAAATAACAGATTCTACAGAATCGAAAAAAGGTTCGCCCCAACCAACAGGAATTTTTTCTGCAGTACATTCAATAATTCCGCCAATAGATTCATTATTATTTTGAGCAGATTTTATAGCTTCTTCAACATTAAAATTTCCACCTACTTCAACAATTCTTGATTTTATTTCTACATTGTTAAGAATTTTTTTTGCAATAACACCAGCAGCAACAACCGGCAATGTTAATCTGCCTGAAAAATGTCCGCCACCTCTATAATCATTAAATCCCTTATACTTTACATTGCCAGTAAAATCGGCATGACCAGGACGAGGATGAAATTTTAAATTACTATAATCATCAGATTTTATATCTTTGTTATGAAATAAAATAGTAATTGGACTTCCTGTAGTAAAATCATTAAATACACCTGAAATAATCTCAGGCAAATCATCTTCTTTGCGTGTTGTTGTGCCTAACTTTCCTGATTTCCTTCTATTTATATCATGCAGAAAATCACTTACAGTCAAATGTATTCCGGCAGGACAACCATCGATAATCACACCAACTACCAAGCCATGCGATTCACCAAATATTTGAACACAAAAGATTCTGCCAAAGCTATTCATGTAAGACTAACATTAGTAACAAATAATACAATTAATAGAACTATCAATGGTGATCGTGCCCGCCATGTCCGTGAACATGTCCGTGACTTATTTCTTCTTTTGTAGCAGTTCTAACATTAAGTACTTTTCCTTCAAAATATAAATCTTCACCTGCCAGAGGATGATTAAAATCTACTTTTACTTTTGTTTTTCCAATCTCAACAATAAAACCATCAAATTCATTGCCTTCCTCATCTTTCATCGGAACCTGTGCACCAACAAAAATAAAATCTTCATTAAATTTACCATCAACTTCAAAAATATTTTTTGGTAAATCAACAATATTCTCATTTTCTACTTCGCCATAAGCTTCTTTATGATCAACTTTAAATTTAAAAGTGTCTCCTTTTTTTAATCCTTTAATATTTGCTTCAAATGCTTCAAGCATATCGCCTGTTTCAAAAATAAAAGTAAAAGGGTTTTCTTCGTTAACTTCCTCTGCTAATTCTCCTTTAAAACTATCAAGATGAAGTTTGTAGCTCAATTCAACTACTTTGTTTTTAGATATTTCCATAGTTATTGGGTTTTATTAATGCTTATTTAAAGGTATAAATAATTATTATATAAAAAACATGCTTAATAATATAGGCTAAAACTCGAAATTCATACGAATAACAGGATTATTATAAATTGAATATTCTGTTTGATTTAAGTTCCATAACACCAACATATTTAAGTAACTCCTTGCGCCAATCTGATATTTATAACCACCACCAACAAGTATACTGGCAATATTTAAGCGATCTTTTTCTGGTGTTGGGAAAGGACTAAAATACTTTGACTCTAAACTAAGAAGTTCATATTCTGCATAAATGAAAGCATTTTCAATAACCAAATATGAGGCAAATAAATTACCACCATACATAGTGGTAGAAAATTTAGGAGATTTATTATATGCATAATTAACATATGTAAAACCAACACCCATACTGAATTTTTCAGTAAATCTATACCCAATTTTTGGTGAGAGGTCAATTAAAGTTCTGTCTCCAAACTGCAGACCCAGGCCACCTCCATAAAATAACCTTTTTTTATCGAAACCCGATTTTTTATTATCTGTTATTTGCTCTTCTGTCTGAATAAATTCTTGAGAAAATGCAAATTTTATTTCTGTAACAAATAAAAAAACAATTAAAACAAATATATTTAAATAGAATCTCATTATTACATTTTTATATTACAAATTTAGCCAAATAAATTAGCCTGATATTACAATTAAAAAATAAAATATTTTCTTTTATATTAACAAAATATTTTTTCATTATCAACTGCTTATGTAAAAAGAGACAATGTTATCAACAGTTTTGTTCGCGCTGTTAATAAGTTGTTAAAAACCTTATTGGAGCTTGCTCTAATCGTTAGTTACCTTTGTATCGTAAATTAAAAAAAATGAACATTGTTGAGCATATAGGAAGGTTATTGTTTAAATATGACTGTGTTATAGTACCTGACTTTGGTGGATTTATAGCAAATTACAGGTCAGCAAATATAAAGTCAGATTCTCATGTTTTCTCACCTCCGGCAAAAACAATTGTTTTTAATAGCACATTAAATTCTAATGATGGATTGCTGGTTAACTATATATCAACCTGCGAAAATATAAGCTATTCTGATGCACGTATTGAGATAGCAAACTTTGTAAACTTTTTAAAAACTGACCTGAATAATAATAAGACAGTTGTTTTTGAAGGTATTGGAAATTTCGCAAAACAATCCGAAAATATAGTTTTTACTCCTGACAATACTATTAACAGGTTAATTGAAGCTTTTGGTTTACCAATGCTTCAAATGCCTATTGATTATAACGAGTTTACAAAACCAATTTTCTCCATTCCTTCCTCAGGAAAAGGAAATATTGTTAAAAAAGTACTTGTTACAATTCCAGTTGTATTAGTTTTAGCATTACTGCCTTTAAAGATGAGTAAAATCCCATTCTCTACAAGTACTACCAGTTTTTACTCTCAATCAAATTCAACTAGTAATTTATTAAATAACCCTTCTTCTTTGTCTGATGTTATTGATAAATTAACAGATACAAAATATGCATTATATTACTCAGAATCTAAGCCAAATAAAACAAACATAGAAAAATCTATTTCAATTGATACTATTATAAATCAATCAGAAGTAGCAATTAAATCAGAAAAAAAAGAGATTGCTGTAAAAGAAAACTTACCATCAGAAACAATCACAACTGCAAAACAAAATAAAAAATACTTTATAATTGCAGGCTCTTTTGTAGAAATGAGTAGAGTTAATGTTTTTAATAAAGAATTAGTAAGTAAAAACTTTAGTCCTGAATTAGTAAAACGCGATGGTAAGTTAAGAGTTGCTGTTGGCTCATTTATTACATCAGAAGAGGCAAATAAAGCACTAAACGAATTCAGAGCACAGCATCCCGAATATCCAGTATGGTTATTAAGTATTTGATTTTTATACAACTAGCATTATCTTTAATTACAATTTTTCTTTTTAAAACATAAATTTTCTTTAAAATACTTGATTTTTTCATGTATTTGTATTATCATTGTGAATTATAACGAATTGATTATGACCAAAAAAATAGGTTTTACATTAATCGTAATTATTTGGTTTTCAGCCATATTAATTTCCTGCCGCAAAGTTGATCCACCTAAGGCAGTTATTACTATACTTGATACCGGTGGTTCCCGCGTTCCAAACGTTAAAGTCACTGTTTATGCTAATCCTAACGGTTCTTACATTGATCCTCAGGGCGAAGTATTAAATGACATTCAGTATACTGATGCTGGTGGAGATGCTTCTTTTAGTTTTAAAAATAAAGCTATTTTAAATGTAAAAGCTGAACAATTTACAACACAATTTCATCGCGAAGGAAAAAAACTTTTAATTTTAGAAGAAGATAAAACAGTTTATTTAACAATAATCATAAAATAATCAGGATATGAGACTTTCATTAGTTTTAATTTTTAGTCTTTTTGCTTTTGTTACATTTACTGCTTCTAAATGTAATAAAGAAGATCCACCTAAAGCAATTATTACAGTAGTTGATGAAGCTGGAAAGGTTGTTCCCGGAGCAACTGTAAAAGTTTATTCTGACCCTACATATTACAATAACGGAGCCGGATATCCTTCAGTTGGTTATTATAATCCGGATGAAAAAACTTTATACGATATTCAAACATCTGATGGTAGCGGTCAAACTTCACACAGCTTTAAATATGAAAGTATTTATAGTGTAAAAGTAACAATACTTAAAAAGTTTGGTTCTCACACTTATGACACAATGAGATATAATGGTGCTGGTGCTCTAATACTTAAAAACGACAAAACATATTCTGAGTCCATTACAATTTTTCCTGTTCAGTAAATATTTTCGGAGCTGTTAGCTCAGCTGGTTTAGAGCATTACCTTGACAGGGTAGGGGTCACTGGTTCGAATCCAGTACAGCTCACGAAAGACCTTTGCGGTCTTTTTTTATTTTAATCAATTTCTTTACTACATAAGACTTCTCTTAGCAATATCAATGCTTTCATTTGTTGATATTTTTATTTGTTTTGTGATATTTTTCATATATTTGTTTCACCAATGTTTCACCAGAGTAAATAATGTTTCACCAAATTTAATATTTAAAAAACATGAATCTACAACGATATACCATTAAACTGTATTTAAAAGAAACTGTTAAAAAAAATAAAGGATTTCCGATTTATTTAAGATTAATAGTAAATAGAGAAAAAGCTGAATATTTCACAAACGAATATATAAAGAAAGAGCACTGGCTTCAAGATACAGAACAATCCGACAACAGTAAAGCATTAAATCAAAGATTAATTAATATTAAGAAAAGAGTAACTGGTACTATAGAAGAATTTGAGAACAAGAATAAGGCTTATACAGCAAAACAGATTATACATCATTTAAAAGGAATAGGAGAAAATTATAGCACCATACTATACTTTATTAAGTCTTTTATCGAAGAAATGAAACGAACACCAGCAACTCATTCTCCTGATAAAATAAAACACTATACAACTACATACTACTATCTGATTAAATTCTTGCTTCATAAAAGAGGAATAACGTTTGAAAATGATGATTTTCTTAAAGAGTATGATATAACCAAAATCGATATTGAAATCAGAACAATTGATTTAAATATGATAAAAGAATTTGATGATTTCCTGAAGAATTATAAAAGTAAAATATCCAAAAGAACTCTACTAAGAAACTATGTAAATAAACATCATCAACGATTAAATTACATTCTAAACAAGGCTCTGGCAGAAGAAAAAGCAACGATTAATCCATATAGTGATTTTATATTGCATTATGATAAAACTCAAAGAGCATACCTTACGAATGAAGAAATAACCAAATTGGAGGAAGGTAATTTAGGTGGGAATGATGGGTTAACAAAGGTCCGTGATATTTTTCTATTTAGCATTTACACTGGATTACGATTTGGTGAAGCTATTACTCTGACACCTGATAATATTATTCAATCTGGTAAAAAATTATTAATCAATTATCAAGTAGAAAAGAAATATGTTAATTCAAATAACATCCCCGAAATAAAAAAAATAAATCACTCCATACCATTACTTAAAAAAGCCAAAGAAATATACGATAAATACAAATATTTGCACAATATTACAGGCTATATTTTACCTACTTATAGCAATCAAAAAGTTAATGCATATTTAAAAGTTATTGCTGAATTGTGTGGAATTAACAAATCACTTACACATCATTCTGCAAGGCATACTCTTGCCACAACCATATTGCTTGAAAACGATGTTCCAATTGAAATTGTCAGCAAATGGCTTGGACATGAAAAAATCTCAACTACACAAATTTATGGTCATATATCACCAAAATTACTGCAAAAACAAGCCGAAAAATTAGATCGTAAATTAAAATAAGATCATCGGTCTAAAGTTCAAAATTCATTAATTGAAAATCTAATATTTAGTCTATTTTTGATAAAAATATTCAACAATGAATTTAGATGTTTATTTCAATGAAATTACTGAACGAAATTTTAACCGCTTGGTTAATATTTACAAAAAACGCATGGCAAAAGCCCATTATAAGGATTATGCCCATAATGAATTCACAAAATATTGTGGAGCCATTCTGGAAATCCGATATAATGCCAGCGAAAGGGAAATCATTGTCAATACACTGGAACGTGAATACAAGCTCGGTAAAGAGTTCGCACTTGTTATAAAAGTTCTGCGTAAAGAAATACATAAACAAATCATCAATAACACCATTGACTTTATTGAAATAACACAGGATAATAAAAATCAAGAATTTGAAGAAACCATTCCTGTAAAGAAGCCGGAAGCTTATTTCATTGATCAATATTCGGATTTAGAATTAGTACGGATGTTTTCGGAATACAAAGCTTATGAAAAATTTAACGAGTTTTTGAAATCGGAAAAACTCAATAAAGGAATCGAAAAAAGATTAAGAATAACAAAGCTAATACCTGAAAAAGAAACCGAAGAAAAAAACACAGATTTTACCACAGCCCGACAAGTGTTGGCAGTTCATTATCTTTTTAAATTCATGCAGGTAAAAAACGTGGACAAAACGGAAATAGCACGATTTATACAATTTCTTACAGGAAAAAACTTTGACAACATTTACAAAAAACTACAAAACCCGTTAAAAATAAATGATAAATCTGCGAAAGAAGATTTGCGTTTTGTCAGGGAGTATTTTGAAAGGTTGGGAATGATTGAAGTGGTTAAGATAATTAATAACGAACTGATTTCGTAACTTTAAAAAAGTTTTACTTTATTTATTGCAAGAATATGCTTTTCCTGTAATCTATTGGTTTCTCGGTGATCTGCCTTTAGCCATGCTAAGTTCATTTTCCAACCGTTGAATTTTCTCATCTTTATATTTTAGCTCATTTTGAAGGAGTTTCTGTTCTATTATGGATTCCGTTCCTTCAAAGGTTTTCTGTTGAAATTTTTCTCTTTCATCCAACAGTTTACTTTTTATCTCAA comes from the Bacteroidia bacterium genome and includes:
- a CDS encoding virulence RhuM family protein produces the protein MNQGEIVLYQDKNNSGIQIEVRVEKDTIWLTQKQMAELFDCSTDNISLHLRRIYKDKELNENTTSEEYSVVQIEGNREVKRKLLLYNLDAIISVGYRVNNIRGTQFRIWANKVLKDFLLKGYAIHHRIEKLENKVHKLEKKSSEFDLHINTSLPPHEGIFFDGQIYDAYEKVSSFIKEARFSIILMDNYVDDTVLTLLTKRRKGVKATIYTQKISKQLALDIQKHSAQYESVEVKIFSKSHDRFLIIDEKIIYHIGASLKDLGKRWFAFSKIEINPELILKELNRY
- a CDS encoding NAD-dependent epimerase codes for the protein MKRILVTGAAGFIGSHLVKKLIDRGDVVLGLDSINDYYDVNLKYSRLSEAGIEKNNIIENEIIQSTVYSNYSFIKSKLEDLTTIKNVFKIFKPDAICNLAAQAGVRYSLENPHAYINSNIIGFINLLEAAREFPVSHFVYASSSSVYGLNTKMPLSVSDNVDHPISLYAASKKSNELMAHTYSHLFNVPTTGLRFFTVYGPKGRPDMALFLFTKAIIEGKPIDVFNNGNMVRDFTYIDDIVEGITRVIDNPPTGQKEWNSEHPDPATSPAPYRLFNIGNSSPIKLMEYIGAIEEALGKKAIKNFLPLQLGDVPKTHADVTHLENAVGYKPATPVKEGIKRFVEWYKEYYK
- a CDS encoding ArsR family transcriptional regulator — its product is MLDTLISSKTRLKLLLKFFLNSKSSAYLRGLECEFGESTNAIRIELNRFESAGLLETHMKGNKKIYQANPNHPIFPDIQNILKKFIGIDQIVDKILSRLGEIEKVYITGDFANGKDSQVIDLMIIANHLDRSYLSELIEKTEKLISRKIRYINMLPEEFLEYKKQKNGNESRLLIYSKDK
- a CDS encoding UpxY family transcription antiterminator, with protein sequence MLEKLTWFALYTRPRYEQKVHDELLQMGINAYVPTHKILKQWSDRKKIITEPLFKSYCFVQIKPALYLVPLKANGAVRYVWYDGKPAIVRDKEIEIIRLLCNSELEIDVVDLPLKKGQGVQITNGALTGLNGEYIKNAGKNKILVRIDSISHGLMVTIPQTHVIAC
- a CDS encoding toxin-antitoxin system YwqK family antitoxin, whose translation is MNRISVIICFLMMSVFVFGQKDTINKVDANNQKQGYWVVNDENGKKVEEGKYLNNSKVGLWKSYFTDGTIKQEITFIDNKPDGYAKFYYPSGVVSEEGIWKGNKWVGEYKYFFPNGKPSYEWKYSEQGKRTGVQKYYHENGKIMIEGEWNEGKESGPIKEYDENGKLVAEKTFNNGLLDEASVKIYSPTNNTNNQVQENTNNVIINDNKTPVNNNVGLFTGNGFNITYTKDRKKEREGEWKDGKLIDGKRYYYDETGKLTKTSVYKNGNIVNIIYNE
- a CDS encoding ATP-binding protein, translating into MKDIEPITPKPNKGKHFIQQLIDRGEGKNLDFKFEISDAKKIARSLAAFANTDGGTLLVGVKDNGIIAGVRSDEEIYMIQAATDMYCKPKLPVNVQSWNINGRIVLEVIVTKSKTIPHLVQDENKQWNAWIRVNDQNIIANKVLIKIWEITKNKKGIKLQYSKNEEALLHYLFEYGKITLTGFCKLAFISEVDAIEIISRLVILDILKMEISDANTNYLLYNNFKIEDYIN
- a CDS encoding chorismate synthase, whose translation is MNSFGRIFCVQIFGESHGLVVGVIIDGCPAGIHLTVSDFLHDINRRKSGKLGTTTRKEDDLPEIISGVFNDFTTGSPITILFHNKDIKSDDYSNLKFHPRPGHADFTGNVKYKGFNDYRGGGHFSGRLTLPVVAAGVIAKKILNNVEIKSRIVEVGGNFNVEEAIKSAQNNNESIGGIIECTAEKIPVGWGEPFFDSVESVISHLAFSIPAIKGIEFGNGFLSAKIVGSLNNDVIIDEKGTTNTNNSGGISGGITNGNQLLYRVAVKPASSIGKPQTAFNFEEKQLKTLEVKGRHDTCIALRVPVIIEAITAIALADFKLMSGLTD
- a CDS encoding FKBP-type peptidyl-prolyl cis-trans isomerase, translated to MEISKNKVVELSYKLHLDSFKGELAEEVNEENPFTFIFETGDMLEAFEANIKGLKKGDTFKFKVDHKEAYGEVENENIVDLPKNIFEVDGKFNEDFIFVGAQVPMKDEEGNEFDGFIVEIGKTKVKVDFNHPLAGEDLYFEGKVLNVRTATKEEISHGHVHGHGGHDHH
- a CDS encoding HU-CCDC81 and SPOR domain-containing protein — encoded protein: MNIVEHIGRLLFKYDCVIVPDFGGFIANYRSANIKSDSHVFSPPAKTIVFNSTLNSNDGLLVNYISTCENISYSDARIEIANFVNFLKTDLNNNKTVVFEGIGNFAKQSENIVFTPDNTINRLIEAFGLPMLQMPIDYNEFTKPIFSIPSSGKGNIVKKVLVTIPVVLVLALLPLKMSKIPFSTSTTSFYSQSNSTSNLLNNPSSLSDVIDKLTDTKYALYYSESKPNKTNIEKSISIDTIINQSEVAIKSEKKEIAVKENLPSETITTAKQNKKYFIIAGSFVEMSRVNVFNKELVSKNFSPELVKRDGKLRVAVGSFITSEEANKALNEFRAQHPEYPVWLLSI
- a CDS encoding site-specific integrase, which translates into the protein MNLQRYTIKLYLKETVKKNKGFPIYLRLIVNREKAEYFTNEYIKKEHWLQDTEQSDNSKALNQRLINIKKRVTGTIEEFENKNKAYTAKQIIHHLKGIGENYSTILYFIKSFIEEMKRTPATHSPDKIKHYTTTYYYLIKFLLHKRGITFENDDFLKEYDITKIDIEIRTIDLNMIKEFDDFLKNYKSKISKRTLLRNYVNKHHQRLNYILNKALAEEKATINPYSDFILHYDKTQRAYLTNEEITKLEEGNLGGNDGLTKVRDIFLFSIYTGLRFGEAITLTPDNIIQSGKKLLINYQVEKKYVNSNNIPEIKKINHSIPLLKKAKEIYDKYKYLHNITGYILPTYSNQKVNAYLKVIAELCGINKSLTHHSARHTLATTILLENDVPIEIVSKWLGHEKISTTQIYGHISPKLLQKQAEKLDRKLK